The Legionella lytica genome has a segment encoding these proteins:
- a CDS encoding glutamine synthetase family protein: MLNPREVKTAEDAKRIVEERQLSHVKVGIFDIDGVMLGKYMSRNKFFSALDNGFAFCDVVLGWDIKDQLYDNVNYTGWHTGYPDANVRIIPSSCRELVVEENQLLFLAEFSEKAEAICPRAVLRRVLEKAKNMGFDVYAALEYEFFVFDETSESVRAKGFRNLKTITPDNFGYSILRNTVHAEFYHQILHMSEAMDFPIEGLHTETGPGVIEAAIAVDSAMNAGDKAALFKTFMKILAQRNQKMATFMAKWSMDCPGQSGHIHLSLKHLEGGSAFYDPANAYNMSRIQRHFLAGQQVLMPELLAMFSPTINSYSRLIPGYWAPTDATWGVENRTTALRVIPGNEKSQRIEYRLGSADANPYLALAAAIGSGLYGIEQELEPRAEIKGNSYAQAHDKELALPRTLWDAAQNLKASRAAHALFGPDFVAHFAASREWEEREFRRHITDWELDRYFEII; the protein is encoded by the coding sequence ATGCTCAATCCACGTGAAGTGAAGACTGCAGAAGACGCAAAACGCATCGTTGAAGAGAGGCAATTAAGCCATGTCAAAGTGGGGATTTTTGATATCGATGGAGTGATGCTTGGCAAGTATATGAGTCGCAATAAGTTTTTTTCCGCTTTGGATAATGGTTTTGCATTTTGTGATGTGGTTCTGGGTTGGGATATAAAAGATCAGCTTTATGATAATGTTAATTATACGGGCTGGCATACGGGATATCCCGATGCCAATGTACGTATTATTCCTTCCAGTTGTCGTGAGTTAGTTGTTGAGGAGAATCAGTTATTATTTCTGGCCGAGTTTTCTGAAAAGGCTGAGGCGATTTGCCCTCGAGCCGTATTAAGACGTGTCCTTGAAAAAGCAAAGAATATGGGCTTTGATGTTTATGCCGCACTGGAATATGAATTTTTCGTTTTTGATGAAACTTCTGAAAGTGTGCGGGCTAAAGGTTTTCGTAATTTAAAAACAATTACTCCAGATAATTTTGGTTATTCCATTTTACGTAATACGGTCCATGCGGAATTTTATCATCAAATTTTACACATGAGTGAGGCAATGGATTTTCCTATCGAAGGATTGCATACGGAAACAGGGCCTGGAGTCATTGAGGCAGCAATTGCAGTCGACTCGGCAATGAATGCTGGCGATAAGGCGGCACTATTTAAAACCTTTATGAAAATATTGGCCCAGCGTAACCAAAAAATGGCTACATTCATGGCGAAGTGGTCTATGGATTGTCCGGGGCAAAGTGGGCATATTCATCTTTCCCTCAAGCACTTGGAAGGTGGATCTGCATTTTATGACCCCGCAAATGCTTACAACATGAGTCGAATTCAACGTCATTTCTTGGCTGGTCAACAAGTGTTAATGCCGGAATTGTTAGCGATGTTCTCACCGACAATAAATAGTTATTCACGTTTGATCCCAGGCTATTGGGCACCTACGGATGCCACTTGGGGGGTAGAAAACCGAACCACGGCGTTGCGCGTAATTCCTGGTAACGAAAAATCTCAACGTATTGAATATCGTTTGGGTTCTGCCGATGCAAACCCTTATCTTGCTTTAGCTGCAGCAATCGGTTCAGGTTTGTATGGAATTGAGCAGGAATTGGAGCCTCGAGCAGAAATTAAAGGAAATTCGTATGCACAAGCTCATGATAAAGAATTGGCTTTGCCTCGAACTTTATGGGATGCCGCACAAAATCTTAAAGCATCACGAGCAGCGCATGCTTTATTTGGCCCTGATTTCGTAGCTCATTTTGCAGCAAGCAGGGAATGGGAAGAACGCGAATTCAGAAGACATATTACGGACTGGGAATTAGATCGTTATTTTGAAATTATTTAG
- a CDS encoding MerR family transcriptional regulator, which translates to MDNKTISEFAKSCGVGVETIRYYQRKELLHVPAISKELSAGKIRRYGDKDINRLQFILSAKKAGFTLNEIKELLELDAKNDRERVRELAQKRIEKLNLKITELTEARDSLSHLVKQCRDTKSAPCPILLTFDKEA; encoded by the coding sequence ATGGATAATAAAACCATTAGCGAATTTGCTAAATCATGTGGGGTCGGAGTAGAAACTATTCGTTATTATCAACGCAAAGAACTTCTTCATGTTCCAGCAATTAGCAAAGAATTAAGCGCGGGAAAAATAAGGCGTTATGGGGATAAGGATATAAACCGTTTGCAATTTATCCTTTCAGCCAAAAAAGCCGGCTTTACTCTAAACGAAATAAAAGAACTATTAGAATTAGATGCTAAAAATGATCGTGAGCGTGTACGAGAACTAGCTCAAAAGCGGATTGAAAAACTTAATTTAAAAATTACCGAATTAACCGAGGCGCGTGACTCACTCTCACACTTGGTGAAACAATGTAGGGACACTAAATCGGCCCCCTGCCC
- a CDS encoding class I SAM-dependent methyltransferase, which yields MTTTQVSMYRLKTALRSLIAIYRLPQEQIDAFLRSYESFNKEMSDENEEQSIANYYSVLNHLCALGEVEKMYIPPVMDLAKGIFDNQLLFEEKMSHDLNIKEGDKVLDMGCGRGRVAAHVATMTNAKVTGFNIDDVQLASAQEYASLNQLTDKCQFIKANLNEPFPFKNDSFDSLYQIQVLTYAKNKEELFAEMFRVLKPGGKISFLDWVQLDNYDMNNAHHRDLLKRVKPLIGAIDTPTPDEIKNTLEKIGFKVLLNKDISVGGHQAPLIEKADKYYEHMQKLVYFMVKLHLLPKHFKILFDRFAQDGESFIEADQLGLFTTSCQTIAVKPGASLH from the coding sequence ATGACTACAACACAAGTATCAATGTACCGATTAAAAACCGCTCTGCGCTCTTTAATCGCGATTTATCGTTTACCTCAAGAACAAATAGATGCCTTTTTGCGTTCTTATGAAAGCTTTAACAAAGAAATGTCTGATGAAAATGAAGAGCAGAGTATTGCTAATTATTATTCCGTTCTCAATCATCTTTGCGCTCTAGGTGAAGTGGAAAAAATGTATATTCCACCGGTAATGGATCTAGCCAAAGGAATATTTGACAATCAACTCTTATTCGAAGAAAAAATGAGCCATGATTTAAATATAAAAGAAGGCGATAAAGTTTTAGATATGGGCTGTGGTAGAGGACGTGTGGCAGCTCATGTAGCGACGATGACGAACGCGAAAGTCACCGGATTTAATATTGACGATGTGCAATTAGCCAGTGCTCAAGAATATGCCTCATTAAATCAATTAACTGACAAATGCCAATTTATAAAAGCAAATTTGAATGAACCTTTTCCTTTTAAAAATGATTCCTTTGATTCCCTATATCAAATCCAAGTTTTAACTTATGCGAAAAATAAAGAAGAACTCTTCGCCGAAATGTTTCGTGTGCTAAAGCCTGGAGGAAAAATATCATTCCTCGATTGGGTACAACTGGATAATTACGATATGAATAATGCCCACCATCGTGATTTATTAAAACGTGTCAAACCCTTAATTGGTGCCATTGACACCCCTACCCCTGATGAAATTAAAAATACGCTAGAAAAAATTGGCTTTAAGGTACTGTTAAATAAAGACATCAGCGTGGGTGGTCATCAAGCACCACTTATAGAAAAAGCGGATAAATATTATGAGCATATGCAAAAACTAGTGTATTTCATGGTTAAATTACACCTGCTCCCCAAACACTTTAAAATATTATTTGACCGATTTGCACAAGATGGTGAGTCATTTATTGAAGCAGATCAATTGGGGCTTTTTACTACGAGTTGTCAAACAATCGCAGTGAAACCTGGCGCGAGCCTTCACTAG
- a CDS encoding glutamine amidotransferase-related protein, with protein MNLGILNCDRVNEVFALHYGQYPDMFAALFQSIAPKMTFTVFNAIDGELPTDVHAVDAYLITGSKYGVNDGFSWIAALEEFVRILHATPKKVIGICFGHQLIAKALGGTVIKSPKGWGIGVLQNQIVQPKEWMHPAKPHFNLLASHQDQVVTLPPGAQLLASSEFCPNNMMQIGETMLSLQGHPEFIKAYAKDVMQSRKNILEKEVLEQGLRSLEQEHEHALIAQWLFHFLEGNSDGT; from the coding sequence ATGAATCTTGGGATTTTAAATTGTGATCGAGTGAATGAAGTATTTGCCCTACATTATGGACAGTATCCTGATATGTTTGCCGCACTGTTTCAATCTATAGCTCCCAAGATGACATTTACTGTGTTTAATGCAATCGATGGAGAATTGCCAACGGATGTTCATGCCGTAGATGCTTATTTAATTACCGGAAGCAAATACGGTGTGAATGATGGTTTTTCCTGGATTGCGGCATTGGAAGAGTTTGTACGCATTTTACATGCAACACCCAAAAAAGTGATTGGTATTTGTTTTGGCCATCAACTTATTGCCAAGGCTCTGGGGGGAACGGTAATTAAATCACCTAAAGGCTGGGGCATTGGGGTTTTACAGAATCAAATCGTACAGCCTAAAGAATGGATGCATCCGGCAAAACCTCATTTCAATTTACTTGCAAGTCATCAAGACCAAGTGGTTACCCTCCCACCTGGAGCACAGCTGTTGGCAAGCAGTGAGTTTTGCCCTAATAACATGATGCAAATAGGGGAAACAATGTTAAGTCTGCAAGGGCATCCAGAGTTTATTAAAGCTTATGCTAAAGATGTAATGCAATCACGTAAAAATATTCTTGAAAAGGAAGTCCTGGAGCAGGGGTTACGTTCTTTAGAGCAAGAGCATGAACATGCATTAATAGCACAATGGTTGTTCCATTTTTTGGAGGGAAACTCTGATGGAACGTAG
- a CDS encoding MFS transporter — MTVKGLVIWLICALFFLYEFFLRTVLGIFQVPLMNELNLSAVQFAMISSTAYQVIYGLMQIPVGIIADRFQLKRTLLCATLICTLATLGFAFSSGYTSALFYRFLMGLGSSFGFVCLLLAVYDWLPRKNIAFFIGLSQFIGTIGPMLAAGPLNSLLAGHSHNWRSLFLILAGIGAGLACLVLYFVEQNRGREGDFFILSRPSTLRSNVQLLLRQKQVWYIGFYSALVYFTLEYLSENEGISFLVHKGYSHIFSAYLISISWLGYAIGCPFLGYLSDKAQQRKPIMVFSISCVLLSFSAILYLPLSQTALIGCFLMLGLGASGQSIGFAIISEYCQARYLTIGLAFNNSLIMFYSASSAPFIGYLLESKSDYVNPIVHYQKCFSVLIVLVSLGFLLSLGFIKETFCKQVNENTLLK, encoded by the coding sequence ATGACAGTTAAAGGCCTTGTTATTTGGCTAATCTGTGCCTTATTTTTTCTTTATGAATTTTTTTTACGAACGGTACTTGGAATATTTCAAGTACCCTTAATGAATGAGCTCAACTTATCCGCTGTACAGTTTGCGATGATAAGTTCCACCGCTTATCAAGTAATCTATGGGCTAATGCAAATCCCTGTAGGTATTATCGCAGACCGTTTTCAACTCAAAAGAACTTTACTTTGCGCCACGTTGATCTGTACTCTGGCAACCCTCGGTTTTGCTTTTTCCTCGGGATACACTAGCGCTTTGTTTTATCGCTTTCTCATGGGGCTAGGCTCTTCTTTTGGCTTTGTTTGCCTGTTGCTGGCAGTCTATGATTGGTTGCCGCGAAAAAATATTGCGTTTTTTATTGGCTTATCCCAATTTATTGGAACTATAGGTCCAATGCTTGCTGCTGGCCCCCTAAATTCACTATTAGCAGGTCACTCTCATAATTGGCGTAGCTTATTTCTGATCTTGGCAGGTATTGGAGCAGGTTTGGCTTGTCTCGTTCTGTATTTTGTAGAGCAAAATCGTGGGCGTGAAGGAGATTTTTTTATCCTATCACGTCCTTCTACCCTTCGAAGTAATGTCCAACTCTTACTGCGCCAGAAGCAAGTCTGGTATATTGGTTTTTATTCAGCATTAGTTTATTTCACTCTAGAATACTTATCAGAAAATGAAGGTATTTCTTTTTTAGTTCATAAAGGGTATAGCCACATTTTTTCTGCTTACCTTATTTCTATTTCGTGGCTAGGCTATGCCATAGGCTGTCCTTTTTTAGGTTATTTATCTGATAAAGCACAACAAAGAAAACCTATTATGGTATTTAGTATTTCTTGTGTTTTATTGAGCTTTAGCGCAATTCTTTATCTTCCCTTGTCGCAGACCGCATTAATAGGATGCTTTCTTATGCTCGGTTTAGGAGCTAGTGGACAAAGTATTGGCTTTGCTATCATCAGCGAATACTGTCAAGCCCGCTATCTTACGATTGGTCTCGCTTTTAATAACTCACTTATTATGTTTTATAGCGCCTCCAGCGCCCCATTTATTGGTTACTTACTCGAAAGTAAGTCCGATTACGTTAACCCCATTGTGCATTATCAAAAATGCTTTTCTGTACTTATTGTTTTAGTGTCATTAGGTTTCCTATTAAGTTTAGGTTTTATCAAAGAAACATTTTGTAAACAGGTAAATGAAAATACCTTACTTAAATAA
- a CDS encoding aldehyde dehydrogenase family protein, whose translation MKFKTYSPIDNSVYVERSFATPQEIDLALKKAEAAQNLWRRASLAEREEYCQAAVDVVVANKEAIALELSWQMGRPIRYTQGEINGFEERARYMIAAAKTALAPIELPEKEGFIRYIKREPLGIHLVISPWNYPFLTTVNSMIPAIMSGNAVLLKSSAQTPLVAERLAQGFSDARLPEGVFQYLHLNHADTEQLIHSANINAVAFTGSVAGGEMVERAAAGRFIHIGLELGGKDPAYVRADADLQHAVETVMDGAFFNSGQSCCGIERVYVHQDVYDEFLAKSVQLVKQYRLGRSDDPETTLGPMVRAEAADFVRGQIKEAVEQGAIAHIDSRDFALDKPGSAYLAPQILTEVTHQMRVMNEETFGPLVGIMKVRTDDEAIALMNDSDYGLTAAVFTQDIERGIAIGEQLQTGTFFINRCDYLDPALAWTGVKNSGRGCTLSAVGYESLTRPKSFHIKKIGI comes from the coding sequence ATGAAATTTAAAACGTACTCTCCTATTGATAATTCGGTTTATGTAGAACGCTCCTTTGCAACGCCACAAGAGATTGATTTAGCACTGAAAAAAGCAGAGGCAGCACAAAACTTATGGCGTCGTGCTTCACTTGCAGAACGTGAGGAGTATTGTCAGGCCGCTGTAGACGTTGTTGTTGCCAATAAGGAAGCGATTGCCTTGGAGTTGAGCTGGCAAATGGGACGACCCATTCGTTATACCCAAGGAGAAATTAACGGGTTTGAAGAGCGAGCCAGATACATGATTGCGGCAGCCAAAACAGCTCTAGCTCCTATTGAACTGCCTGAGAAAGAAGGGTTTATTCGTTACATTAAACGAGAGCCTTTAGGTATTCATTTGGTAATTTCACCTTGGAACTATCCCTTTCTTACTACAGTGAACTCAATGATTCCCGCAATCATGTCAGGAAATGCCGTGTTACTGAAAAGTTCGGCGCAAACCCCGTTGGTTGCCGAGCGATTAGCACAAGGCTTTAGTGATGCGCGTTTGCCGGAAGGCGTTTTTCAATATTTGCATCTGAATCATGCAGACACAGAGCAATTAATTCATTCTGCGAACATCAATGCAGTTGCTTTCACCGGTTCTGTTGCCGGTGGGGAGATGGTGGAGCGTGCCGCTGCGGGTCGTTTTATACATATAGGTTTAGAGTTAGGGGGAAAAGATCCGGCCTATGTTCGTGCCGATGCTGATTTGCAACACGCAGTAGAAACGGTTATGGATGGTGCTTTTTTTAATTCTGGCCAATCGTGTTGTGGGATTGAGCGTGTTTATGTGCATCAAGATGTTTATGATGAGTTTTTGGCTAAATCAGTGCAACTCGTAAAGCAGTATCGCTTGGGCCGTTCGGATGATCCAGAAACAACCCTAGGCCCGATGGTACGTGCTGAAGCTGCTGATTTTGTACGTGGACAAATCAAAGAGGCAGTAGAGCAGGGGGCAATAGCCCACATAGATAGCCGGGATTTTGCTTTAGACAAACCAGGCTCTGCCTATTTAGCACCACAAATATTAACGGAAGTGACGCATCAGATGCGGGTGATGAATGAGGAAACATTTGGCCCCTTAGTCGGTATCATGAAGGTAAGGACCGATGACGAAGCAATTGCGTTAATGAATGACAGTGATTATGGATTGACCGCCGCGGTGTTTACCCAAGATATTGAAAGAGGCATTGCCATTGGGGAGCAGTTACAGACGGGTACATTTTTCATTAACCGTTGCGATTATTTGGATCCCGCTTTGGCGTGGACGGGTGTAAAAAACTCAGGAAGAGGCTGCACTTTGTCTGCTGTAGGTTATGAATCATTAACGCGACCTAAGTCATTTCATATTAAAAAAATAGGAATTTAA
- a CDS encoding iron-containing alcohol dehydrogenase: MLKANWNYPTKIRVGRGRLNELPTACAELRMKAPLLVTDPGLANSVLVENTLALMQEAGVKTSVFCQIKANPTGEQVMEGVVAYRQGAHDGVIAFGGGSALDAAKAIALMVGQQHSLWDFEDVGDNWLRVNVDAMAPVIAIPTTAGTGSEVGRASVITDTEQQIKKIIFHPNMLPSLVILDPELTVGLPKPITAATGMDALSHCLEAYCAPGYHPMAEGIALEGIRLIKENLLIAYNEGANLAARTNMLVASSMGATAFQRGLGAMHALAHPLGALYDAHHGRLNAILMPYVLQANRSAIEERIERLARYLSLDGGFDGFLGWVIQMRLELGIESTLAEIGIDTSQLERLATMATEDAASGSNPIIFTQQQYKDILYSACNGL; encoded by the coding sequence ATGTTGAAAGCTAATTGGAATTACCCAACAAAAATTCGTGTGGGCAGAGGACGGCTAAATGAACTGCCTACAGCCTGTGCAGAATTGAGGATGAAGGCCCCATTACTGGTTACTGATCCCGGTTTGGCAAATTCAGTATTGGTAGAAAATACTCTGGCATTGATGCAGGAAGCGGGAGTAAAGACTTCCGTTTTTTGTCAGATTAAAGCAAATCCTACTGGTGAGCAGGTTATGGAAGGCGTTGTTGCTTATCGTCAGGGAGCTCATGATGGCGTGATTGCTTTTGGTGGGGGCTCAGCGCTTGATGCGGCCAAAGCGATTGCGTTAATGGTGGGCCAACAGCATTCTCTATGGGATTTTGAGGACGTTGGCGATAATTGGCTGCGTGTTAATGTGGACGCAATGGCCCCGGTGATTGCGATACCAACGACGGCGGGCACAGGATCCGAAGTAGGGCGAGCTTCAGTCATTACTGACACCGAACAGCAAATAAAGAAAATAATTTTTCATCCAAATATGCTGCCTTCTTTAGTCATCCTTGATCCTGAACTCACTGTGGGTTTACCCAAACCAATTACTGCTGCGACAGGAATGGATGCGTTATCGCATTGTTTAGAGGCTTATTGTGCTCCTGGTTATCATCCCATGGCTGAAGGGATTGCTTTAGAAGGAATTCGCTTAATTAAAGAGAATTTATTAATTGCTTATAACGAAGGGGCTAATTTAGCCGCGCGAACGAATATGTTAGTTGCATCCTCGATGGGGGCAACGGCGTTTCAACGTGGCTTAGGAGCAATGCATGCATTAGCCCATCCTTTAGGTGCCTTATATGACGCCCATCATGGTCGTCTCAATGCTATTTTAATGCCTTACGTCTTACAGGCTAATCGTTCTGCGATTGAAGAAAGAATAGAACGCTTGGCTCGTTATTTATCTCTGGATGGTGGGTTCGATGGATTTTTAGGCTGGGTTATCCAAATGCGTTTGGAGTTAGGAATTGAATCGACCTTAGCAGAAATTGGTATTGATACCTCACAACTAGAACGCCTTGCCACTATGGCAACGGAAGACGCTGCATCAGGGTCGAATCCTATAATATTTACGCAACAACAATACAAAGATATTCTTTATTCAGCATGTAACGGGCTTTGA
- a CDS encoding glutaredoxin family protein → MNNVVAKKATLYRMVMSKHTCPYGLKAKDLLQRRGYVVEDNWLTTREQVDAFKEKHNVKTTPQTFIDGERIGGYDDLCRYFGKNVRDPKEKSYRPVIVLFAITALMAMATSYAVLHTPFTLKALGWFISFSMVVLALFKLQNIESFSTMFLNYDLLAKRWVPYSYIYPFAEALAGVLMSAHALNWLSIPIALFIGSVGAFSVFKAVYIDKRELKCACVGGDSNVPLGFISLTENLMMIAMALAMWLM, encoded by the coding sequence ATGAACAACGTAGTTGCCAAAAAAGCTACTCTTTATCGTATGGTAATGTCAAAACATACTTGTCCATATGGGCTTAAGGCAAAAGATTTGTTGCAGCGTAGAGGCTATGTAGTGGAAGATAATTGGCTCACTACTCGTGAACAAGTAGATGCATTCAAAGAAAAACATAATGTGAAGACCACCCCGCAAACGTTTATCGATGGGGAGCGCATTGGCGGCTATGATGATTTATGCCGTTATTTTGGTAAAAACGTACGGGACCCAAAAGAAAAAAGCTATCGACCAGTCATTGTACTTTTTGCCATTACAGCGCTTATGGCTATGGCAACGAGTTATGCTGTTTTACATACCCCCTTTACTTTAAAAGCGCTAGGATGGTTTATTTCTTTTAGTATGGTGGTTCTTGCGCTGTTCAAGTTACAAAACATTGAAAGTTTTTCAACTATGTTTCTAAATTACGATCTTTTAGCCAAACGTTGGGTGCCTTATAGCTATATCTATCCTTTTGCAGAAGCGTTAGCAGGGGTTTTGATGAGTGCACATGCACTGAATTGGCTTTCTATTCCAATTGCTTTGTTTATCGGCAGCGTAGGCGCTTTTTCCGTATTTAAAGCAGTGTATATTGATAAGCGTGAGTTGAAATGTGCCTGTGTTGGCGGTGACAGTAATGTACCATTAGGCTTTATTTCTTTAACTGAAAACCTAATGATGATTGCAATGGCGTTGGCAATGTGGCTTATGTAA
- a CDS encoding nitric-oxide reductase large subunit, giving the protein MVNTTQDTVMESTDKVSNVLKWILLVTAILCFIVLIWGTYKTYQLAPPLPQQFQSPTGQVVMTADDIVAGKAGFQRADLMDYGSLYGMGSSFGEDYTAKYLVRLGRIVEDKMAQKQFTKPFANLSEGDQYVVRKAMQRDLQQTNLSQPTSILSQPVTDAILQLRNEIAQSLLTHNPEIGWTMAYSLDSQSALQTADFLIYSSLTTIAHRPGKNSSYTNNWPYEPTMGNTPTTHTFYWTWISFCFVFLGFGAVLYIYHRYLSSPDHALRTPIFMNFSPLTPSQRKTGQYFLVVAAVFLLQIGVGAILAHYYTERTGFYGIRINDYLPFNFLRDVHIQTPIVWIALSWISGAIFLSPIISKKEAKHQGFLVDLLFWVTLLIVGGAIVGNYIGIMGYVNQSWFWIGNQGLSYLQLGRLWQIAFCVGLFLWSFIVFRGMWPTWNELKTATRQFWTGKIRLEHLFWASTLNVAVLYCFGMIPLTGIEKSFTITDFWRWWVVHLWVEQSFEFFAACATAYLLMGTGLVSRALAERTMYFETILVFLGGVIGTGHHWYWTGTPDIWVPLGSMFSFIEVLPLVLLIIDAIEQRILIKRQGSFAYNLAFMYILGASFWNFVGAGVFGGGTLNAPLVNYYEHGTFLTLNHAHTALFGAFGLLGLGLVYFCLRYAAGDRLPWSDRLGTWAFWLYNIGLLLWITLNFFPIGWAQLMDVYENGFAHSRSLEFYNTTLLWQWLRLPGDIVFALGAIFMAYDFLKKLGPFFPKFAKNRLKEQLPIREN; this is encoded by the coding sequence ATGGTTAATACAACCCAAGATACAGTTATGGAAAGTACAGATAAAGTTTCCAATGTACTGAAGTGGATTCTTTTAGTCACCGCAATTTTATGTTTTATTGTTTTGATTTGGGGTACTTATAAAACCTACCAGCTCGCCCCACCGCTGCCGCAACAATTTCAATCACCTACTGGACAAGTAGTAATGACCGCAGATGATATCGTTGCTGGTAAAGCAGGTTTTCAGCGCGCGGACTTAATGGATTATGGCAGTCTTTATGGAATGGGGTCTTCTTTTGGAGAGGATTATACCGCTAAGTACTTAGTACGTTTGGGGCGTATTGTTGAAGACAAAATGGCCCAGAAACAATTTACTAAACCCTTTGCAAACCTGTCTGAAGGTGACCAATATGTAGTACGTAAAGCCATGCAACGGGACTTACAACAAACAAATTTAAGCCAACCCACATCCATTTTATCGCAACCGGTGACCGATGCAATTTTGCAGTTAAGAAATGAAATCGCACAAAGCCTGTTAACTCATAATCCAGAAATTGGTTGGACAATGGCTTATAGTCTGGATTCTCAAAGTGCCTTACAAACCGCTGATTTTCTGATTTATTCGTCCTTGACCACAATAGCACATCGACCTGGCAAAAATAGCTCGTATACCAACAATTGGCCTTATGAGCCTACCATGGGAAATACGCCAACAACCCATACTTTTTACTGGACCTGGATCTCGTTTTGCTTTGTATTTTTGGGCTTTGGAGCCGTACTTTACATTTATCACCGTTACCTTAGCTCCCCTGATCACGCGCTAAGAACACCAATATTTATGAATTTTTCTCCCCTTACGCCAAGCCAGCGTAAAACAGGGCAATATTTCCTTGTGGTGGCGGCTGTATTTTTGCTACAGATTGGTGTGGGGGCAATTTTGGCACACTATTACACGGAACGTACTGGTTTTTATGGAATTCGCATTAACGATTATTTACCTTTTAATTTCTTGCGCGATGTACATATTCAAACGCCAATCGTGTGGATTGCTCTTTCTTGGATTAGTGGCGCCATATTTTTATCACCAATCATCAGCAAAAAAGAAGCAAAGCATCAAGGCTTTCTTGTCGATTTACTATTTTGGGTCACTCTACTTATCGTTGGTGGGGCAATAGTTGGTAATTATATAGGGATCATGGGCTATGTGAATCAATCTTGGTTTTGGATTGGAAATCAGGGCTTATCTTATTTACAACTTGGTCGGCTATGGCAAATCGCCTTTTGTGTGGGGCTTTTCCTGTGGAGTTTTATTGTGTTTCGTGGCATGTGGCCTACGTGGAACGAATTAAAAACGGCTACACGGCAATTTTGGACTGGAAAAATCCGATTAGAACACCTTTTTTGGGCAAGCACTCTAAATGTTGCTGTATTATATTGCTTTGGAATGATTCCATTAACTGGAATTGAGAAATCCTTCACCATTACCGATTTTTGGCGTTGGTGGGTAGTACATTTATGGGTAGAGCAGTCATTTGAGTTTTTCGCGGCATGTGCTACAGCCTATCTGTTGATGGGAACAGGTTTGGTATCTCGAGCCCTTGCTGAACGAACTATGTATTTTGAAACCATTCTTGTCTTTTTAGGCGGAGTGATTGGTACCGGACATCACTGGTATTGGACTGGTACACCGGATATATGGGTACCTCTTGGTTCCATGTTTTCGTTCATTGAAGTATTGCCCTTAGTTTTGCTGATTATTGATGCAATTGAACAACGAATATTAATTAAGCGGCAAGGTTCTTTCGCCTATAACTTAGCATTTATGTATATTTTAGGGGCTTCATTTTGGAACTTCGTCGGTGCCGGCGTTTTCGGCGGAGGAACACTTAATGCCCCATTAGTGAATTATTATGAACATGGAACATTCTTAACCTTAAACCATGCTCATACTGCTTTATTTGGAGCCTTTGGGTTATTAGGGCTTGGTTTAGTTTATTTTTGCTTACGATACGCGGCAGGAGATCGCCTACCTTGGAGTGATCGTTTAGGGACTTGGGCATTTTGGCTATACAATATTGGCTTGCTCTTATGGATCACACTAAATTTCTTCCCCATAGGCTGGGCACAATTGATGGATGTGTATGAGAATGGTTTTGCTCATTCACGAAGTCTTGAGTTTTATAACACAACTTTATTGTGGCAATGGCTGCGATTACCAGGTGATATTGTTTTTGCTCTTGGGGCGATCTTTATGGCCTATGATTTTCTTAAAAAACTAGGACCTTTTTTCCCAAAATTTGCGAAAAACAGACTTAAGGAACAATTACCTATTCGCGAGAATTAA
- a CDS encoding GIY-YIG nuclease family protein has protein sequence MSEKTYWVYILHCANQSYYTGYTDNLEKRFQEHLSGKGSKYTRSFKPTAIAQNWEIKTGKSIAMRIERYIKKLSKAQKEQLILNPYSDTLINLLSNEELT, from the coding sequence ATGTCCGAAAAAACTTATTGGGTTTATATCCTACACTGCGCAAATCAAAGTTATTACACCGGTTATACTGATAACCTTGAAAAACGTTTTCAAGAGCATCTTTCAGGCAAGGGCAGTAAATATACGCGCAGCTTTAAACCCACAGCAATTGCTCAAAACTGGGAAATTAAAACCGGTAAATCAATAGCAATGCGCATCGAACGCTACATTAAAAAACTATCCAAGGCTCAAAAAGAGCAGCTCATACTCAATCCTTATTCAGATACATTAATCAACTTATTATCCAATGAGGAACTTACATAA